ATAGGCGAGCTATGAAGATAGAAAGTGAGTCTACTGGTAAGGCTCTGTTACCTTCAGGGACACGCACCTATAGTTACATTATCGATTTAGACAACAGCACTCTTATCGCCTTGACTTACAATCTGGCAGGCGATCGCTATCAGACAAATAAGCAAGTATTAGATCGCATGATGAAAACTATTAAGTTTGACAGCTAAAAATTATAAGATTGCGGCAAATTTTTTTACTCGCTATATCAAAGAAGATTGCCATCAATGAGTATAAGATTTATGTTCTAATTAATTATCTATAGCGATCGATAAATAAAACTATGCAATCTGGTAAAACGACCCAAATTTTAATGGCAATCATTGCTACAATTTTGGTCGTGGCGGCTCTCAAAGCAACTCGTCCGATTTCTATGCCGCTAGCATTTGCATTTTTTATTGTAGTTCTAGTGCATCCGCTACAGCGTTGGCTCGAAGGTCACTTTCCTCGCTGGTTGAGTCTAATTTTAGTCTTGTTACTTTTACTGGGAATATTGGGTATAGCTGGCGGAGCAATATCGCTGAGTGCCGAAATTATCGAACCCAAAGTTCCCGAATATCTCGATCGCCTGCAACAAATAGTAGCAACGGCAAAAACCTGGGCTAGCGATCGCGGTTTACAGCTGCCTCAATTTACTTCTCAAGCTAACGGCGCATCCAATAAGTTAGCGAGACAGGCAATTGGCGGAATCCAAACTTTTTTATCGGCACTCAGCTTGTTTGTTCTGGTAGCATCTTTACTCGTATTGCTACTAATAGAAGTCAGTCAGTATCGTCACAAGGTGCAAAAAGCATTTCCTACTGGCACTGGCGATCGCCTGATTAATGCCGTTGGCAATACCAGTGCTAAATTGCGGCGCTATCTTCTAGTTATGACCCTTACCAGTTTTCTGACGGGAGTTCTAACTAGTATTTGGTGCTTTGTTTTGGGGGTCGATCTGGCATTTGTCTGGGGCTTGATTGCTTTTGTTCTTAATTATATTCCTACCATAGGTTCGATTATTGCAGTTATTCCTCCCGTTCTAGTCGCACTTTTGTTTGATGGTGTTAGTCGCGCTATTGCTACTTTAGTAGGGTTGGCGGTACTGCAAGTTGTAATGGGCAATTTTGTCGATCCCAGAGTTCAGGGAAAAAGTTTGCAGCTATCACCGTTTATTGCTTTGGTTTCTATTGTGTTTTGGGGGTGGGTTTGGGGAATTCCTGGTGCTATATTAGGTGTCCCGATGACTATATCGATTATTTTGTTCTGTCAGGAATTTAAAGTAACTCGAGGTGTTGCTATATTTCTAGGTGAAGGCAAAAGTTAGAGATAGTTTTCAGCAAACTAACTCTAATTTTCAAAGCTGAGTTGTAAAGAAAGAGCCGATCGCACGAAGCTATTATTGAAGCTTGACTGTAACCTCTGCTATTCGCTTGCCTAAAGCTTTAGCAATTGCTAAATCCTCTGGTTTTGGTTCTAATTCTCCCTGTCCGCCAGCAATTGTCGTCGGACCATAAGGAGTTCCGCCTCGCGCCTCGTTATGAATCATGCCGTCAACTGAATAGGGAACACCCATAACAATCATGCCCAGATGTAGCAGGGGAACCATCATAGTCAGTAAGGTTGTTTCTTGACCGCCGTGAGTACTTGCAGTTGAAGTAAATACACCCGCAGGTTTACCTTCCATCTCACCATTGAGCCATAGCTTGGTCATCGAATCAAACAACTGCTTTATTTGAGCAGACATATTGCCAAAGCGAGTCGGGCTGCCAAAAACTACCCCGTTAGCCGCGCGTAGATCGTCTAGCGAACAAACGCGAATATCTTGCTGCTGTTCCCAGATCTTTTGTGCGGCATCATTACCATCAATTGCCTTCTGTTTGACCACTTCAAATTCTTCTACACGGCGCAACATAACTTCTACGTTAGAAACAGATTTTGCTCCTTCTGCCACTGCCTGCGCTAGCTGCAAAGTGTGACCGTATAAAGAATAGTAAACAACTAAAATTTTTACCGATTTTTCAACTGCCATGTCGAGAGAACGAATGTTTTTGTACGTTTTTTAACATATTTGACGTATGAGCGGTACTCTTCCCTCTAAAGATAGAAGATTCCAGGCGATCGACTTGGTTAAGTTAAAAAAAATTTTTAGCCACACCAATATTGTTATTCAATAATACTAAGCAAAGATAATGAAAATTGTAATTTTTAATGTCGAACCTTGGGAAAGACAGACTTTCGATCGCCTGAGTGAAGACGACCATCAAATCGAGTATGTCGATCGCCCTTTAACCGCTAACAATGCCCATCAATATCAGGATGCAGAAATTATTTCTACATTTATTTACTCCGATCTTCACGCTAATGTATTGAAACAATTGCCCAACTTAAAACTTATCGCTACGCGGTCGACTGGTTTTGACCATATTGACAACGAATACTGCGAACAACACGATATTAAAGTTTGTAATGTCCCTACTTATGGCGAAAACACCGTTGCCGAACACGTATTTGGACTGCTGCTAGCCATTAGTCATAAATTAATCGAGGCTAGCGAACGCACTCGTAAAGGAGATTTTTCGCTCAAAGGATTGCAGGGTTTTGACTTGCGGGGTAAAACTTTAGGAGTTATCGGTACGGGAAATATTGGTTTGTGCGTTATTGAAATTGCCAAAGGCTTTCGGATGGAAACAGTAGCTTTTGACATTAAACCCAAAGAAGAATTGGCTACCAAACTAGGTTTTCGCTATGCACCTTTAAAAGAAGTGTTAGCAACTGCCGATATTATTACCTTGCACCTTCCTGCCAATCCTAAAACCGAAAATTTTATCTCCACCGAACAATTTAACCAAATGAAAGATGGAGTTGTCTTAATTAATACTTCTCGCGGTACTATTGTCAATACCAAGGCTTTGCTACGTGCGCTAGCTGAGGAGAAAGTAGCGGCAGCGGGACTGGATGTGTTGCCAGAAGAACCAACAATGCGAGAAGAAGCAGAACTATTACGCTCGGTTTACACTCAACAGCACGACTTAGATACATTACTTGCCGACCACGTATTGTTACGTTTGAGAAATGTAATTATCACCCCCCACAGTGCTTTTAATACTCGCGAGGCAGTCCAGCGCATTGCCGATACTACCGTTTCAAACATTCAGGCTTTTGTCAAAGGACAACCTCAAGAGGTTGTTGTCGGTTAAATTATTATTGCGATCGCTTGTTTCATAGTAGAAAAAGCCAATTTTTTTTAAGGTAAAGTAGACGTTGACG
This region of Myxosarcina sp. GI1 genomic DNA includes:
- a CDS encoding AI-2E family transporter, producing MQSGKTTQILMAIIATILVVAALKATRPISMPLAFAFFIVVLVHPLQRWLEGHFPRWLSLILVLLLLLGILGIAGGAISLSAEIIEPKVPEYLDRLQQIVATAKTWASDRGLQLPQFTSQANGASNKLARQAIGGIQTFLSALSLFVLVASLLVLLLIEVSQYRHKVQKAFPTGTGDRLINAVGNTSAKLRRYLLVMTLTSFLTGVLTSIWCFVLGVDLAFVWGLIAFVLNYIPTIGSIIAVIPPVLVALLFDGVSRAIATLVGLAVLQVVMGNFVDPRVQGKSLQLSPFIALVSIVFWGWVWGIPGAILGVPMTISIILFCQEFKVTRGVAIFLGEGKS
- the wrbA gene encoding NAD(P)H:quinone oxidoreductase produces the protein MAVEKSVKILVVYYSLYGHTLQLAQAVAEGAKSVSNVEVMLRRVEEFEVVKQKAIDGNDAAQKIWEQQQDIRVCSLDDLRAANGVVFGSPTRFGNMSAQIKQLFDSMTKLWLNGEMEGKPAGVFTSTASTHGGQETTLLTMMVPLLHLGMIVMGVPYSVDGMIHNEARGGTPYGPTTIAGGQGELEPKPEDLAIAKALGKRIAEVTVKLQ
- a CDS encoding hydroxyacid dehydrogenase, translating into MKIVIFNVEPWERQTFDRLSEDDHQIEYVDRPLTANNAHQYQDAEIISTFIYSDLHANVLKQLPNLKLIATRSTGFDHIDNEYCEQHDIKVCNVPTYGENTVAEHVFGLLLAISHKLIEASERTRKGDFSLKGLQGFDLRGKTLGVIGTGNIGLCVIEIAKGFRMETVAFDIKPKEELATKLGFRYAPLKEVLATADIITLHLPANPKTENFISTEQFNQMKDGVVLINTSRGTIVNTKALLRALAEEKVAAAGLDVLPEEPTMREEAELLRSVYTQQHDLDTLLADHVLLRLRNVIITPHSAFNTREAVQRIADTTVSNIQAFVKGQPQEVVVG